The endosymbiont of Bathymodiolus septemdierum str. Myojin knoll sequence ACCACTAACACCTCTATGAGTGATTAAAATTCCCTCTCTAAAACTTTGATTATTACACGCCACGATTGCATCAATACTAAGCCCTGACAAATCTTTAAAATAACGCTCAATATCCGCTTGATGAAAGGTGAGTGGCACTAAGGCAGGCTTAAAATTGATGGATTTGTGTCCAAATTGTTTAGCAACTTGCAAACCAAAATCGGTAGCACCCATTTTAGGAATAGATGCACCGCCTGTGGCAACGACAAGAGAATCAGACTGGAAAGTACCTTGGTTGGTTGTGAGTACATAGTGGGTTTGATGGTCAATATTTTCAACGCTGGTGTTAAGTTGGATAGTGGCTTTTTGGCAGTTATCCAATAGCATTGACAACACCGATTTTGATTTTTCATCGCAGAATAATTGCCCTAAAGTTTTTTCTGTCCAATGTAGATTGGAATTTTCCAATAAAGCCATAAAATCCCATTGTGTATAACGAGATAAGGCAGATTTACAGAAGTGAGGATTGTTGGAAATATAGGCTTCTGGGGTAATATGTAAGTTGGTGAAATTGCAGCGACCACCCCCTGAAATCAAAATCTTTTTACCGGCTTTATCTGCCTTGTCAATAAGTAGCACCTTGCGCCCGCGTTGCGTAGCTTGCATGGCGCACATTAACCCTGCTGCACCTGCACCGATGATGATAACATCGTATTTCACAGCAAGGTCTTAATGGTATTAATGACGCTTTGATCATCCCATTCTAACGCCCCTCGAAAGCCATAACGAATAACGCCCTCTCTATCAATCAAAAAATTAGAAGGATAGGCATACACGCCCCATTCTTTGACGGCTTTTCCATTCTCGTCTAATAAAATCGGTAGCGTGAGTTTGAGCTTTTTGATAAATTTAACGATTTTGTCACGGGGTTCACCGACATTAATAGTGATGATTTTAAAATCTTTTTCGTTAAATTTTTGCTGTAGGCGCATTAAAGAAGGGATCTCCTTAATACATGGATTACACCAACTTGCCCAAAAATTAATCAGTAACACTTGCCCTTTATAATGACCAAGGCTAGCGACTTCACCGTCCAGTGTTTTTAGATTTAACGACATCCCTTGTT is a genomic window containing:
- a CDS encoding BaiN/RdsA family NAD(P)/FAD-dependent oxidoreductase: MKYDVIIIGAGAAGLMCAMQATQRGRKVLLIDKADKAGKKILISGGGRCNFTNLHITPEAYISNNPHFCKSALSRYTQWDFMALLENSNLHWTEKTLGQLFCDEKSKSVLSMLLDNCQKATIQLNTSVENIDHQTHYVLTTNQGTFQSDSLVVATGGASIPKMGATDFGLQVAKQFGHKSINFKPALVPLTFHQADIERYFKDLSGLSIDAIVACNNQSFREGILITHRGVSGPAVLQISSYWRKGDTVVFNLLPDLKASDWLLEMRDSNPKSELKTVLNAYFPKRLAIRLADTLLDKPLSDSALNQIKKADLITLGKKLNHWALTPSGTEGMRTAEVCVGGIDTNELSSKTLESNKQKDLYFIGETVDVTGWLGGYNFQWAWSSGWVAGQYV